A DNA window from Tachysurus fulvidraco isolate hzauxx_2018 chromosome 4, HZAU_PFXX_2.0, whole genome shotgun sequence contains the following coding sequences:
- the LOC125141028 gene encoding uncharacterized protein LOC125141028, which translates to YMLLLGNIIRRHGISFHCYADDTQLYISSKPDEIATVSKLTQCLREIKDWMSCNFLLLNSDKTEILLIGPKTSAHKLSQLNSHLEGCTITSSSTVKDLGVILDSNLSFKNHIAHTTKTAFFHLRNIAKQRHILSVSDAEKLVHAFMTYRLDYYNALLGGCPASLINRLQLVQNAAARVLTRTRKYDHISPILSSLHWLPVKFRIDYKLLLLTYKALNGLAPMYLTSLLTRYNPSRSLRSQNSGLLVVPRISKSTKGGRAFSYLAPKLWNSLPVSVRGSDTLSQFKCRLKTHLFSQAYT; encoded by the coding sequence tacatgcttctattagggaacattattagaagacatgggattagtttccattgttatgctgatgacacacagttatatatctcatcaaaaccagatgaaatagccacagtgtccaaattaactcagtgccttagagagataaaagactggatgagctgcaactttctattgttaaactccgataagacagaaatactactcataggtccaaaaaccagtgcacataaactctcacaacttaactcccatttagagggatgtactattacaagtagctcgacagtgaaagacctcggtgttatactagacagtaacttgtcttttaaaaatcatatcgctcatactaccaaaacagccttcttccaccttagaaacattgccaagcagagacacatcctgtctgtatctgatgctgagaagctagttcatgcattcatgacctatAGACTAGACTattataatgcattactaggtggttgtcctgcatctttaataaataggttacagttagtccaaaatgcagctgccagagttctcactaggacaagaaagtatgatcatataagcccaattttatcatctctacactggctacctgttaagtttagaattgactacaaactgctgctacttacgtacaaggctcttaatggtttagctcccatgtatctaactagtcttctaacacgttacaatccttcacgctctctgagatcacaaaactcaggacttctggtagttcccagaatatctaagtctactaaaggtggtagagcgttttcgtatttagctcccaaactctggaatagtcttcctgttagtgttcggggctcagacacactttcccaatttaaatgtagattaaaaactcatctctttagtcaggcgtacacataa